A portion of the Manihot esculenta cultivar AM560-2 chromosome 2, M.esculenta_v8, whole genome shotgun sequence genome contains these proteins:
- the LOC110608249 gene encoding transcription factor MYC3, which translates to MEEIASPSSSSTFMSFCQDSSPPLQQRLQFILQTRPEWWVYAIFWQVSKDATGSLVFTWGDGHFRGTKEFAAKACNKQNQPKFGFNLERKMINKDSQTLFSDDMDMDRLADVDVIDYEWFYTVSVTRSFAIDDGILGRTFGSGAFIWLTGNQELQMYECERVKEARMHGIQTLVCISTSCAVVELGSSNTIDKDWSLVHLCKSLFGGDTACLISKEPSHESQLQIPNTPFLDIGMYSASQKDTFAEKKNEGDKKKDGTGQGRSSPDSARSDSDGNFAAGNTDRLKKRGRAQLNGKELTLNHVEAERQRRERLNHRFYALRSVVPNVSKMDKASLLADAVTYIKELKAKVDELETKLQAVSKKSKSPNISDSQISAESMIDHIRSSTGYKTKAMELEVKIVGSEAMIRFLSPDVNYPAARLMDALREVEFKVHHASMSSIKEMVLQDVVARVPDGLTNEEVVRSAILQRMQN; encoded by the coding sequence ATGGAGGAGATAGCGTCCCCATCTTCGTCTTCCACCTTTATGTCTTTTTGTCAAGACTCTTCTCCCCCACTCCAACAACGCCTCCAATTCATCCTCCAAACCAGACCTGAATGGTGGGTCTATGCCATCTTCTGGCAGGTTTCCAAGGATGCCACTGGGAGCCTTGTATTCACGTGGGGTGATGGCCATTTCCGTGGCACCAAAGAATTTGCCGCCAAAGCTTGCAACAAACAGAACCAACCCAAATTCGGTTTCAATCTTGAACGAAAGATGATAAACAAAGATTCCCAAACTCTTTTCAGTGATGATATGGACATGGATAGATTGGCAGACGTGGATGTTATCGACTATGAATGGTTTTATACGGTGTCCGTAACACGATCATTCGCTATTGACGATGGAATTCTTGGCAGGACATTTGGCTCCGGGGCTTTTATTTGGTTGACGGGTAACCAAGAGTTGCAGATGTACGAGTGTGAGAGGGTTAAAGAGGCTCGTATGCATGGAATACAAACTTTGGTCTGTATTTCAACCTCTTGTGCAGTTGTTGAATTGGGCTCTTCCAACACGATTGATAAAGATTGGAGCTTAGTGCATCTCTGCAAATCGCTCTTCGGTGGAGACACAGCCTGCCTGATCTCCAAGGAGCCAAGCCACGAGTCTCAGCTTCAGATTCCTAATACTCCTTTCCTGGATATTGGTATGTATTCAGCTTCTCAAAAGGACACATTTGCAGAGAAGAAAAATGAAGGCGACAAAAAGAAAGATGGCACTGGTCAAGGCCGGTCTTCACCTGACTCGGCACGTTCAGATTCTGATGGCAATTTCGCTGCAGGAAATACAGATCGGCTCAAGAAAAGAGGTAGAGCGCAACTGAACGGCAAAGAATTGACTCTGAACCATGTTGAGGCGGAGAGGCAGCGTAGAGAGAGGCTGAACCATCGATTCTATGCCCTCCGATCTGTGGTTCCAAACGTGTCAAAGATGGATAAAGCATCTCTACTAGCAGATGCTGTTACGTATATCAAGGAGCTGAAGGCAAAAGTTGACGAATTGGAGACCAAACTACAAGCAGTATCCAAGAAAAGCAAGAGTCCAAACATCAGTGACAGTCAAATTAGCGCGGAGTCCATGATTGATCACATCAGGTCTTCTACAGGTTACAAAACCAAAGCAATGGAATTGGAAGTGAAAATAGTAGGATCAGAAGCCATGATAAGATTCCTGTCGCCAGATGTTAATTATCCAGCTGCAAGGTTGATGGATGCGCTGAGAGAAGTGGAGTTCAAAGTTCATCACGCAAGTATGTCAAGCATCAAGGAGATGGTGCTTCAGGATGTTGTGGCTAGGGTTCCTGATGGACTGACAAATGAAGAAGTTGTGAGAAGTGCAATTCTTCAAAGAATGCAGAACTAG